The following are encoded in a window of Haloplanus vescus genomic DNA:
- a CDS encoding DEAD/DEAH box helicase, protein MKVADAVPEFADAFDFEEFNAMQREALPVLVETDHNVVASAPTASGKTALAELAICKTLSEGGTALFIAPMRALTNEKEDEWERFEDMGYSVYVVTGERDLNPRRARRADVLVMTPEKVDSATRKHDSRRYDFVTDVDCVVIDEVHLLDSERRGGVLEVTVSRLRRLCDPRFVALSATMPNVEDVAAWLDAPEEATFAFDDEYRPVDLQTGVKTYTHGENSFADKYRRLYRALDLAEPHVREDGQALVFVASRQDAVSAAAKTRDELAERDIPVGARGDYDFHTEAKELSDEQLHKAVLDGVAFHHAGLSKDDRDRIEQWFREGKIDILFSTSTLAWGVNLPARCVIVRDTKYHDPLEGEVDISPLDLLQMLGRAGRPGYDDVGYGWVVCDRSDADRYRRLLREGTEIESHLAADLDAHLNAEIAMGTIDDLDDVLSWLETTYYYVRAAAVPDAYDFEGLRDRVRETLESLVDRGFVEMGDDLAIDPTPLGQLASKYYLRLSTAQAFHTLADRERIDADAILETVADADEFDSVSARQSEADAVDAVLGDEAGTLDDGPRKVLAILRASTSDSVPADLRSDAWVIRRNALRLLAALREFLARFAGPRAANLVRRLEARVEHGVSRDAVSLTAIDGVGAGRARSLAAGGLSRPADIVDAGADELERAGLSAGVAERVASAAADLPAIDVSWDDLPDAIATGENEMCEVRVRNDGGSARVGVRVTVNGVEMHETTAYLSDVTTVPVGVFGADAETLDFRVEVTFPEVPLRPVVAERSVRVE, encoded by the coding sequence GTGAAGGTCGCCGACGCCGTCCCGGAGTTCGCCGACGCCTTCGACTTCGAGGAGTTCAACGCGATGCAACGCGAGGCGCTCCCCGTCCTCGTCGAGACGGACCACAACGTCGTCGCGTCGGCCCCCACCGCCAGCGGCAAGACCGCACTCGCCGAACTCGCCATCTGCAAGACGCTGAGCGAGGGCGGCACCGCGCTCTTCATCGCCCCCATGCGCGCCCTCACCAACGAGAAAGAAGACGAGTGGGAGCGCTTCGAGGACATGGGCTACTCCGTCTACGTCGTCACCGGGGAACGCGACCTGAACCCGCGCCGTGCCCGCCGCGCCGACGTACTCGTGATGACGCCGGAGAAGGTGGACTCGGCGACGCGCAAACACGACTCCCGGCGCTACGACTTCGTGACCGACGTGGACTGTGTCGTCATCGACGAGGTCCACCTCCTCGACTCCGAACGCCGCGGCGGCGTCCTCGAAGTCACCGTCTCGCGCCTGCGACGCCTCTGTGACCCTCGCTTCGTCGCGCTCTCGGCGACGATGCCGAACGTCGAAGACGTGGCCGCGTGGCTGGACGCCCCCGAGGAGGCCACCTTCGCCTTCGACGACGAGTACCGCCCCGTCGACCTCCAGACCGGCGTCAAGACCTACACGCACGGCGAGAACTCCTTCGCCGACAAGTACCGACGGCTCTACCGCGCCCTCGACTTGGCCGAACCTCATGTCCGCGAGGACGGCCAAGCCCTCGTCTTCGTCGCCTCGCGACAGGACGCCGTCAGCGCCGCCGCCAAGACGCGAGACGAACTCGCCGAACGCGATATCCCCGTCGGCGCCCGCGGCGACTACGACTTCCACACCGAGGCGAAGGAGCTGAGCGACGAGCAACTGCACAAGGCCGTCCTCGACGGCGTCGCCTTCCACCACGCCGGCCTGTCGAAAGACGACCGCGACCGAATCGAGCAGTGGTTCCGCGAGGGGAAGATCGACATCCTGTTTTCCACCTCGACGCTCGCGTGGGGCGTCAACCTCCCCGCGCGCTGTGTCATCGTCCGTGACACCAAGTACCACGACCCGCTCGAAGGCGAGGTGGACATCAGTCCCCTCGACCTCCTCCAGATGCTGGGCCGCGCTGGACGCCCCGGCTACGACGACGTGGGCTACGGCTGGGTGGTCTGTGACCGCTCGGACGCCGACCGCTACCGTCGACTCCTGCGGGAGGGGACCGAAATCGAATCCCACCTCGCCGCCGACCTGGACGCCCACCTCAACGCCGAAATCGCGATGGGGACCATCGACGACTTGGACGACGTGCTCTCGTGGCTGGAGACCACCTACTACTACGTCCGCGCCGCGGCCGTCCCCGACGCCTACGACTTCGAGGGGCTTCGCGACCGGGTGCGCGAGACGCTCGAATCGCTCGTCGACCGCGGCTTCGTCGAGATGGGCGACGACTTGGCCATCGACCCGACACCGCTCGGCCAGCTCGCCTCGAAGTACTACCTCCGGCTGTCGACAGCGCAGGCCTTTCACACTCTGGCCGACCGGGAGCGTATCGACGCCGACGCCATCCTCGAAACCGTCGCCGACGCCGACGAGTTCGACTCCGTCTCCGCGCGCCAGTCCGAAGCCGACGCCGTCGACGCCGTCTTGGGCGACGAGGCCGGGACGCTCGACGACGGCCCGCGGAAGGTGCTCGCCATCCTCCGAGCGTCGACCAGCGACTCCGTCCCCGCCGACCTGCGGAGCGACGCGTGGGTCATCCGCCGGAACGCGCTCCGCCTCCTCGCCGCGCTCCGGGAGTTCCTCGCGCGCTTCGCCGGCCCGCGGGCGGCCAACCTCGTCCGCCGCTTGGAGGCCCGCGTCGAACACGGCGTCAGCCGCGACGCCGTCTCGCTCACCGCCATCGACGGCGTCGGCGCCGGACGCGCCCGCTCGCTCGCCGCCGGTGGCCTCTCGCGACCCGCCGATATCGTCGACGCCGGCGCCGACGAACTCGAACGCGCCGGGCTCTCGGCGGGCGTCGCCGAACGCGTCGCCTCCGCGGCCGCCGACCTCCCCGCCATCGACGTGTCGTGGGACGACCTGCCCGACGCCATCGCGACGGGAGAGAACGAGATGTGCGAGGTGCGCGTCCGCAACGACGGCGGCAGCGCCCGCGTCGGCGTCCGCGTCACCGTCAACGGCGTCGAGATGCACGAGACGACGGCGTATCTCTCCGACGTGACGACGGTGCCCGTGGGCGTGTTCGGCGCCGACGCGGAGACCCTCGACTTCCGCGTCGAAGTGACGTTCCCGGAGGTGCCGTTGCGACCCGTGGTGGCAGAGCGGTCCGTCCGCGTCGAGTAG
- a CDS encoding MATE family efflux transporter — protein sequence MSDQRSAIVEGSIPRTLVSLALPLVVQNVVRVAQQVIDTLWIGRLSETAVAAVGLTIPVLGLLFALLVTPFVGTQILVSQRVGADDDAGARRMVVHGVALALVLGTLLGAVTAVGAPRIVRLVGAGPDVAPLAAVYLGTVALGLPLAGASDALEAGFVGQGDSRTSLWINVTTVAVNLVLDPILIFGAGPIPPLGVYGAALATVAGYGGGLCLALAFALGPRMRLTTRHLSFRADDARELLAVGAPITGRQMASQSVRVALVGVVAAAGGAAGLAAYTVGARVASVAVLPSQGLAQAAQSMVGQNVGAEQPDRARRTTRVGVALAAGLLAALGAVQWVAPGAVARLFVPDLSGDGFAFTVQYLTVLVYGYPAIGAVDLLLAGFNGAGRTQTSFVADLLKYWGVRLPVAALALPPTAAVSIFGVTLAPGLDLGMPVVFWAVTGSNVVAAIGVGAYYAHEVRGGLFAPEDADGDAEAAPATD from the coding sequence ATGAGCGACCAGCGCTCGGCCATCGTCGAGGGGTCGATTCCGCGGACGCTGGTCTCGCTCGCGCTCCCGCTCGTCGTCCAGAACGTCGTTCGCGTCGCCCAGCAGGTCATCGACACGCTCTGGATCGGCCGCCTCAGCGAGACGGCCGTCGCCGCCGTCGGCCTCACCATCCCCGTTCTCGGCCTCCTCTTCGCCCTCCTCGTGACGCCCTTCGTCGGCACGCAGATACTCGTCTCCCAGCGCGTCGGCGCCGACGACGACGCGGGCGCGCGCCGAATGGTCGTGCACGGCGTCGCCCTCGCTCTCGTTCTCGGCACCCTCCTCGGCGCCGTCACCGCCGTCGGCGCACCCCGCATCGTCCGCCTCGTCGGCGCCGGCCCCGACGTGGCGCCCCTCGCCGCCGTCTACCTCGGCACCGTCGCGCTCGGCCTACCGCTCGCGGGCGCGAGCGACGCCCTCGAAGCCGGATTCGTCGGACAGGGCGACTCGCGAACCTCCCTCTGGATAAACGTCACCACCGTCGCCGTCAACCTCGTCCTCGACCCCATCCTCATCTTCGGCGCCGGCCCGATTCCCCCGCTCGGCGTCTACGGCGCGGCGCTCGCGACGGTCGCCGGCTACGGCGGCGGCCTCTGTCTCGCCCTCGCGTTCGCACTCGGCCCGCGGATGCGCCTCACCACTCGCCACCTCTCCTTTCGCGCCGACGACGCCCGCGAACTCCTCGCCGTCGGCGCGCCCATTACCGGCCGACAGATGGCGAGTCAGAGCGTCCGCGTCGCCCTCGTCGGCGTCGTCGCCGCCGCGGGCGGCGCCGCCGGCCTCGCCGCTTACACCGTCGGTGCCCGCGTCGCCAGCGTGGCCGTCCTCCCCTCGCAGGGCCTCGCCCAAGCCGCCCAGAGCATGGTCGGGCAGAACGTCGGCGCCGAGCAACCCGACCGCGCCCGGCGCACCACCCGCGTCGGCGTCGCCCTCGCGGCCGGCCTCCTCGCCGCCCTCGGCGCCGTGCAGTGGGTCGCCCCCGGCGCCGTCGCCCGCCTGTTCGTCCCCGACCTCTCCGGCGACGGCTTCGCCTTCACCGTCCAGTATCTGACCGTCCTCGTCTACGGCTACCCCGCCATCGGCGCCGTCGACCTCTTGCTCGCCGGCTTCAACGGCGCGGGACGCACGCAGACGAGTTTCGTCGCCGACCTGCTGAAATACTGGGGCGTGCGCCTCCCCGTCGCGGCCCTCGCGCTCCCCCCGACGGCCGCCGTCTCCATCTTCGGCGTCACCCTCGCCCCCGGCCTCGACCTGGGGATGCCCGTCGTCTTCTGGGCCGTCACGGGGTCGAACGTCGTCGCCGCGATTGGAGTGGGGGCGTACTACGCCCACGAGGTTCGGGGCGGGTTGTTCGCGCCCGAGGACGCCGACGGTGATGCCGAAGCCGCCCCTGCCACTGACTGA
- a CDS encoding DUF5784 family protein produces MARPLRFRHAPGRWTEGRVRAEVFEPLDDNLGATSSRPWFKPPEGYEARRFDVDNGDTALFCWTDGEAYWLGNTETPSSLWRTEKYGFTEVPTELAEWAERELQAELHEQSPWLADYPHLSWFFLPVFLSKDGRETTREFFEEHAAGFPDANRDDALAFYESFLSTGVLDDDRELMAGKLGTSEQLDLTRMAASMGEFHTAKLLVDMGYDVEPEIEVSTGHSIDFQAQTETGEQPLVEVTRPLPPNRRSAGTPVAAVRDTAQTKTSGQLSAHAGGVVLFVDCSSFPDDDWLAVAGERPDVGHRPAVVYRIRPDGRVEGYTKGSVPLELGSILD; encoded by the coding sequence GTGGCACGACCGCTCCGTTTTCGACACGCCCCCGGTCGCTGGACCGAGGGTCGAGTACGCGCCGAGGTGTTCGAACCGCTCGACGACAACCTCGGTGCGACGAGCAGTCGCCCGTGGTTCAAGCCGCCCGAGGGGTACGAAGCCCGGCGGTTCGACGTCGACAATGGCGACACGGCGCTTTTCTGCTGGACCGACGGCGAGGCCTACTGGCTTGGCAACACCGAGACACCGTCGAGTCTCTGGCGAACCGAGAAGTACGGCTTCACCGAAGTACCCACCGAACTCGCCGAGTGGGCCGAACGCGAACTGCAGGCGGAACTGCACGAGCAGTCGCCGTGGCTCGCGGACTATCCCCACCTCTCGTGGTTCTTCCTCCCTGTCTTCCTGTCGAAGGACGGCCGGGAGACGACGCGCGAGTTCTTCGAAGAACACGCCGCTGGCTTCCCGGACGCGAATCGAGACGACGCCCTCGCGTTCTACGAGTCGTTCCTGTCGACGGGGGTGCTGGACGACGACCGTGAACTGATGGCGGGGAAACTCGGCACTTCGGAACAGCTCGATTTGACCCGGATGGCGGCGTCGATGGGCGAATTCCACACAGCGAAGCTGCTCGTCGACATGGGCTACGACGTGGAGCCGGAAATCGAGGTGTCGACGGGGCATTCCATCGACTTTCAGGCGCAGACCGAGACGGGCGAACAGCCGTTGGTCGAGGTGACCCGACCGCTCCCCCCGAACCGCCGGTCGGCAGGGACGCCCGTCGCGGCGGTGCGTGATACGGCGCAGACGAAGACGAGCGGGCAACTGTCGGCACACGCTGGGGGCGTGGTGCTGTTCGTCGACTGCTCATCGTTCCCGGACGACGACTGGTTGGCCGTCGCTGGCGAGCGACCGGACGTAGGGCACCGCCCGGCGGTCGTCTACCGAATTCGACCGGACGGGCGCGTCGAAGGTTACACGAAGGGCTCAGTGCCGCTAGAACTGGGTTCGATACTGGATTAG
- a CDS encoding DUF5789 family protein, whose translation MKFNGTGDMIDALEYPTTTEEIIANHGDAELELQRGTERVGDVLERLGQEEFESPEDVRLSVRSAVGHKAIGRRFYSDRDPTALGETGPTPLSL comes from the coding sequence ATGAAGTTCAACGGCACCGGCGACATGATCGACGCCCTGGAATACCCCACGACCACCGAAGAAATCATCGCGAACCACGGCGACGCCGAGCTCGAGCTCCAGCGCGGCACCGAGCGTGTCGGCGACGTGCTCGAACGCCTCGGTCAGGAGGAGTTCGAATCGCCCGAGGACGTCCGCCTCTCCGTCCGCTCCGCCGTCGGACACAAGGCCATCGGCCGACGCTTCTACAGCGACCGCGACCCGACGGCGCTCGGCGAAACCGGCCCGACGCCGCTCTCCCTCTAA
- a CDS encoding PHP domain-containing protein: MNIFADLHVHTRVSDGRLTLADLPAAARSAGVEVVAVTDHDRLHPGLDAPVTTRDGVTVVRGVELQVATATGRVDLLGYGVEATPSLRAELDRIQTDRIERARRMTERVEDRLGVSLDVDFEPGVGRPHVARAVDESEADCDYAGTFERFIGDDGPCYVARDVPSVERGLSLLSAASAVVSLAHPFRYDDTEAALDLAPELDAIERYYPYERPVDESRLDAVIERHDLLATGGSDAHDERLGVAGLSADAYAPIASRLPDAQG; encoded by the coding sequence ATGAATATTTTCGCCGACCTGCACGTTCACACGCGGGTTTCGGACGGTCGGCTGACGCTCGCGGACCTCCCCGCTGCCGCGCGGTCGGCGGGCGTCGAGGTGGTGGCGGTGACGGACCACGACCGACTCCACCCGGGGTTGGACGCGCCGGTGACGACCCGCGACGGCGTGACGGTCGTTCGCGGCGTCGAGTTGCAAGTCGCGACGGCGACGGGGCGGGTGGACTTGCTCGGCTACGGCGTGGAAGCGACGCCGTCGCTGCGGGCAGAACTGGACCGCATCCAGACCGACCGAATCGAGCGGGCACGCCGCATGACCGAGCGTGTCGAGGACCGCCTCGGCGTCTCGCTGGACGTAGATTTCGAACCGGGCGTCGGGCGCCCCCACGTCGCCCGCGCCGTCGACGAGAGCGAGGCCGACTGCGACTACGCGGGGACGTTCGAGCGGTTCATCGGCGACGACGGGCCGTGTTACGTCGCGCGCGACGTACCGAGCGTCGAGCGCGGACTGTCGCTGCTCTCGGCGGCGTCGGCCGTCGTCTCGCTCGCTCACCCGTTCCGCTACGACGACACGGAGGCGGCGCTGGACCTCGCGCCCGAACTCGACGCCATCGAGCGCTACTACCCCTACGAGCGACCGGTCGACGAGTCGCGGTTGGACGCGGTCATCGAGCGCCACGACCTGCTGGCGACAGGGGGGAGCGACGCCCACGACGAGCGACTGGGTGTCGCGGGACTGTCGGCGGACGCGTACGCGCCCATCGCGTCACGTCTGCCGGATGCGCAGGGTTAA
- a CDS encoding DUF6757 family protein translates to MHCHYCDREAAYAAEKEGIRVGLCESHFRERLEELAESDDLAALREKIDIDRTE, encoded by the coding sequence ATGCACTGCCACTACTGCGATCGCGAGGCCGCCTACGCCGCGGAGAAGGAGGGCATTCGCGTCGGCCTCTGCGAGAGCCACTTCCGCGAGCGTCTGGAGGAGCTCGCGGAGTCTGACGACCTCGCCGCCCTACGCGAGAAAATCGACATCGACCGCACCGAGTAA
- a CDS encoding DedA family protein yields MFAPLQVSQLPTALRDLLTADYGLLVLFCVFVLEGAMLLYVVPSELVVPGALALLGGSVGMAVTVVVVAVAGATVGQVLLFTLAKRAGRERLLQSRWFRVSDESLERFEGWFDRWGPVVVPVSNTLLFTRGMVTVPAGLAGMDDRRFALLSALGSLSFQSILAALYLWFGTVL; encoded by the coding sequence GTGTTCGCGCCGCTTCAGGTCTCCCAACTGCCCACCGCCCTCCGCGACCTGCTGACCGCAGACTACGGGCTGCTCGTCCTCTTCTGTGTCTTCGTTCTCGAAGGCGCGATGTTGTTGTACGTCGTCCCGAGCGAACTGGTGGTGCCGGGTGCGCTCGCACTCCTCGGTGGCTCCGTCGGGATGGCGGTGACTGTCGTCGTCGTCGCCGTCGCCGGCGCGACGGTCGGACAGGTCCTCCTCTTTACGCTCGCGAAACGCGCCGGACGGGAACGGCTCCTCCAGTCGCGGTGGTTCCGCGTCAGCGACGAGAGCCTCGAACGCTTCGAGGGGTGGTTTGACCGCTGGGGGCCGGTGGTCGTCCCCGTGAGCAACACGCTCCTGTTCACGCGCGGGATGGTGACCGTTCCCGCCGGCTTGGCCGGGATGGACGACCGGCGGTTCGCTCTCCTCTCGGCGCTCGGCTCGCTCTCCTTTCAGTCGATTCTGGCGGCGCTGTATCTCTGGTTCGGAACGGTGCTGTAG
- the hemB gene encoding porphobilinogen synthase, with amino-acid sequence MHSTDRPRRLRRDGVRSMVSETDLQPTDLVAPVFVDATTDERVPIESMPGHERVPVDEAVARVEEVLATGVEAVMLFGIPESKDEEGSRAWAEDGVVQRATRAITAETDATVITDVCLCEYTEHGHCGVLEADARDDPTLTVDNDATLDLLARTAVSQAEAGADMVAPSSMTDGMVGAIRTALDDAGFDDVAIMSYAAKYESAFYGPFRDAADGAPAFGDRRHYQMDPANGREALREVRLDVEQGADVLMVKPGLPYLDVVSDIRREFDHPVAAYNVSGEYAMLHAAAEKGWLDLDAVARESLLSLKRAGADIIVTYFAESVAAEC; translated from the coding sequence ATGCATTCGACCGACCGACCGCGCCGTCTCCGCCGCGACGGCGTGCGTTCGATGGTCAGCGAGACGGACCTCCAACCGACCGACCTCGTCGCCCCCGTCTTCGTCGACGCGACGACCGACGAACGCGTCCCCATCGAGTCGATGCCGGGCCACGAACGCGTCCCCGTCGACGAGGCCGTCGCCCGCGTCGAGGAAGTGCTGGCGACGGGCGTGGAGGCCGTCATGCTCTTCGGTATCCCCGAGTCCAAAGACGAGGAGGGGTCGCGAGCGTGGGCCGAGGACGGCGTCGTCCAGCGGGCGACCCGCGCCATCACCGCCGAGACGGACGCGACGGTCATCACCGACGTCTGTCTCTGTGAGTACACCGAGCACGGACACTGCGGCGTGCTGGAGGCGGACGCCCGCGACGACCCAACGCTGACCGTCGACAACGACGCGACCCTCGACCTCCTCGCGCGCACCGCCGTCTCGCAGGCCGAGGCGGGCGCCGACATGGTCGCACCCTCCAGCATGACCGACGGGATGGTCGGCGCCATCCGAACGGCCCTCGACGACGCCGGCTTCGACGACGTGGCCATCATGTCCTACGCCGCGAAGTACGAGAGCGCGTTCTACGGCCCCTTCCGCGACGCCGCCGACGGCGCGCCCGCGTTCGGCGACCGGCGCCACTACCAGATGGACCCCGCGAACGGCCGGGAGGCGCTCCGCGAAGTCCGACTCGACGTGGAACAGGGGGCTGACGTGCTGATGGTCAAGCCCGGCCTCCCGTATCTCGACGTGGTGAGCGACATCCGCCGGGAGTTCGACCATCCCGTCGCGGCCTACAACGTCAGCGGCGAGTACGCGATGCTCCACGCCGCAGCGGAGAAGGGATGGCTCGACTTGGACGCCGTCGCCCGGGAATCGCTCCTCTCGCTGAAGCGTGCGGGCGCCGACATCATCGTGACGTACTTCGCGGAATCCGTCGCGGCCGAGTGCTGA
- a CDS encoding ammonium transporter produces MLTPLQMDPSAITSGVNNAWILLVSFLIFFMHAGFAMLEAGQVRSKNVANQLTKNMLTWSVGVLVYFLIGAGVSTIVGGGSNPFGYITGGSAGWIGWFYGAVFAMTAATIVSGAVAGRAKLRAYVTYTILLSAIIYPVVTGLTWAGGFLTTIGPGFQDFAGGMIVHGMGGIAGLTAAWVLGPRMDRYNDDGSVNIIPGHSLTFAVLGTLILCFGWFGFNVGTSAVFADSGALSDQLGRVVLTTTMGMAAGAIGAGAAALAKTGKVDTLYVANGMLAGLVGITSNTNAITWIGALVIGGAAGAQLPIVFEFIEKRLKIDDVCAVFPVHGSAGVLGAVLFPLFAVPGYSVSFVGQLAGVVVIAVWTIVATALVFGVLKAAGQARVSEEHEREGLDVAEHGVNTYPEFGEPDVVADGGDNLRTDGGDDPEIRTDGGRDVRTDGGDDRDIKMVVAMLRPEKLGDVKQAIAEVGAPSITVTNVSGRGSQPAKKGQWRGEEYTVDLHQKVKVECVVADVPAEDVAEAIREGANTGEPGDGKIFIMPVDNAIQVRTGKEGSDAV; encoded by the coding sequence ATGCTGACGCCACTGCAGATGGATCCATCGGCTATCACGTCGGGCGTCAACAACGCCTGGATCCTGCTCGTCAGCTTCCTCATCTTCTTCATGCACGCCGGCTTCGCCATGCTCGAGGCGGGGCAGGTGCGCTCGAAGAACGTCGCCAACCAGCTGACGAAGAACATGTTGACTTGGAGCGTCGGCGTCCTCGTCTACTTCCTGATCGGCGCCGGTGTCTCGACGATTGTCGGCGGTGGTTCGAACCCGTTCGGCTACATCACCGGGGGTTCGGCCGGCTGGATCGGCTGGTTCTACGGCGCTGTGTTCGCCATGACGGCGGCGACCATCGTCAGCGGGGCCGTGGCGGGGCGCGCGAAACTCCGCGCGTACGTCACGTACACGATTCTCCTGTCCGCGATCATCTACCCCGTGGTCACCGGCCTCACGTGGGCCGGCGGCTTCCTGACCACCATCGGTCCGGGCTTCCAGGACTTCGCGGGCGGCATGATCGTCCACGGCATGGGCGGCATCGCCGGCCTCACGGCCGCGTGGGTGCTCGGTCCCCGGATGGACCGCTACAACGACGACGGCTCGGTGAACATCATCCCCGGTCACTCGCTCACCTTCGCGGTGCTGGGGACGCTCATCCTCTGTTTCGGGTGGTTCGGCTTCAACGTGGGCACGTCGGCCGTCTTCGCTGACAGCGGTGCTCTCAGCGACCAGCTCGGCCGCGTCGTCCTCACGACGACGATGGGCATGGCCGCGGGCGCCATCGGCGCCGGCGCCGCTGCGCTCGCCAAGACCGGCAAGGTCGACACGCTGTACGTCGCAAACGGCATGCTCGCCGGTCTCGTCGGCATCACGAGCAACACGAACGCAATCACGTGGATTGGCGCACTCGTCATCGGTGGCGCTGCCGGCGCGCAGCTCCCCATCGTCTTCGAGTTCATCGAGAAGCGACTCAAGATCGACGACGTCTGTGCGGTGTTCCCGGTCCACGGGAGCGCGGGCGTCCTCGGTGCAGTGCTGTTCCCGCTGTTCGCGGTTCCCGGCTACTCCGTCAGCTTCGTCGGCCAGCTCGCCGGCGTGGTCGTCATCGCGGTGTGGACCATCGTCGCGACGGCGCTGGTCTTCGGCGTCCTGAAGGCGGCCGGTCAGGCCCGCGTCTCCGAGGAACACGAGCGTGAAGGCCTCGACGTGGCCGAACACGGCGTCAACACCTACCCCGAATTCGGCGAACCCGACGTGGTCGCCGACGGCGGCGACAATCTGCGAACGGACGGCGGCGACGATCCCGAAATCCGCACCGACGGCGGTCGGGACGTCCGCACGGACGGCGGTGACGACCGCGACATCAAGATGGTCGTCGCGATGCTCCGCCCCGAGAAACTCGGCGACGTGAAGCAGGCCATCGCAGAGGTCGGTGCCCCCTCGATTACGGTGACGAACGTCTCGGGCCGCGGCTCACAGCCCGCGAAGAAGGGCCAGTGGCGCGGTGAGGAGTACACGGTCGACCTCCACCAGAAGGTGAAAGTCGAGTGTGTGGTCGCCGACGTGCCCGCCGAAGACGTGGCCGAGGCGATTCGCGAGGGCGCCAACACGGGCGAACCCGGCGACGGCAAAATCTTCATCATGCCCGTCGACAACGCCATTCAGGTTCGGACGGGTAAGGAGGGTTCGGACGCGGTCTGA
- the hemL gene encoding glutamate-1-semialdehyde 2,1-aminomutase yields MNHDESQELYDRALSVLAGGVNSSVRASMPYPFFVERGDGAHVIDADGNRYLDYVMGYGPLLFGHDLPESVEAAIQSHASAGPMYGAPTEVEVDLAEFVARHVPSVEMVRFVNSGTEATVSAVRLARAYTGRDKIVVMQGGYHGAQESTLVEGSPEGATPSSPGIPDSFAEHTIPVPFNDSDTVTDVFEEHGDDIAAVLTEPILGNMGVVMPVDGFHDTLRELCDEHGSLLIFDEVITGFRVGGLGCAQSKFGVTPDLTTLGKIVGGGFPVGAVGGRAEIVEHLTPGGDVFQSGTFSGHPVTMAAGLETLRYAAENDVYDHVNDLGEQLRAGITDILEEQAPQYTVVGTDSIFKTIFTRDGQAGAGRCEAGCRQREDCPNFDACPKTGADVAAAETNRWERVFWQQMKEQGVFLTANQFETQFVSYAHTEEDIQRTLDAYQEAL; encoded by the coding sequence ATGAACCACGACGAATCGCAGGAACTGTACGACCGGGCGCTGTCGGTGCTTGCCGGCGGCGTCAACTCGTCGGTACGGGCGTCGATGCCGTACCCATTCTTCGTCGAACGCGGCGATGGCGCGCACGTCATCGACGCCGACGGCAATCGCTACCTCGACTACGTGATGGGCTACGGCCCGCTCCTGTTCGGTCACGACCTGCCCGAGTCCGTCGAGGCAGCCATCCAGTCACACGCGAGTGCCGGCCCGATGTACGGCGCCCCCACGGAAGTCGAAGTCGACCTCGCGGAGTTCGTCGCTCGCCACGTCCCCTCCGTCGAGATGGTCCGATTCGTCAACTCGGGCACGGAAGCCACCGTCTCGGCGGTCCGTCTCGCCCGCGCATACACCGGGCGCGACAAAATCGTCGTGATGCAGGGCGGCTACCACGGCGCGCAAGAGTCGACGCTGGTCGAAGGCTCGCCCGAGGGGGCGACGCCCTCCTCGCCGGGCATCCCCGACTCCTTCGCCGAGCACACGATTCCGGTGCCGTTCAACGACTCCGACACCGTCACGGACGTGTTCGAGGAACACGGCGACGACATCGCCGCGGTCCTCACGGAACCCATCCTCGGCAACATGGGCGTGGTGATGCCCGTGGACGGCTTCCACGACACGCTCCGCGAACTCTGTGACGAACACGGCTCGCTGCTCATCTTCGACGAGGTCATCACGGGGTTCCGCGTCGGCGGCCTCGGCTGTGCCCAGAGCAAGTTCGGCGTCACGCCGGACCTGACGACGCTCGGCAAAATCGTCGGCGGCGGCTTCCCCGTCGGCGCCGTCGGCGGCCGCGCGGAAATCGTCGAACACCTCACGCCCGGCGGTGACGTGTTCCAGTCGGGCACCTTCTCGGGCCACCCGGTGACGATGGCGGCTGGACTCGAAACGCTGCGCTACGCCGCCGAGAACGACGTGTACGACCACGTCAACGACCTCGGCGAGCAACTGCGCGCGGGCATCACGGACATCCTCGAAGAGCAGGCACCCCAGTACACCGTCGTCGGCACCGACAGCATCTTCAAGACCATCTTCACCCGCGACGGGCAGGCCGGCGCGGGTCGCTGTGAGGCTGGCTGTCGACAGCGCGAGGACTGTCCGAACTTCGACGCCTGTCCCAAGACCGGCGCGGACGTCGCCGCCGCGGAGACCAACCGCTGGGAGCGGGTGTTCTGGCAGCAGATGAAAGAACAGGGCGTCTTCCTCACCGCCAACCAGTTCGAGACGCAGTTCGTGAGTTACGCCCACACCGAAGAGGACATCCAGCGGACGCTGGACGCCTACCAAGAGGCGCTTTAG